Proteins from one Ipomoea triloba cultivar NCNSP0323 chromosome 1, ASM357664v1 genomic window:
- the LOC115998621 gene encoding probable indole-3-pyruvate monooxygenase YUCCA3 translates to MADSAENDEFFAGRCTLVNGPVIVGAGPSGLAVAAGLKQQGVPFIILERTNCIASLWQNRTYDRLKLHLPRQFCELPYFPFPKDFPEYPTKCQFIEYLESYAKRFQISPVFNETVQSAKYDESCGLWRIKTVSGDDCCVSEYICRWLVAASGENAEKVAPEFEGMRDFGGPVMHACEYKSGEDYEGKRVLVIGCGNSGMEVSLDLCHHNAFPSMVVRSSVHVLPREILGKSTFELAVAMMKWLPVGVVDRILVAAARIILGNIEKYGLKRPEIGPLQLKNNEGKTPVLDIGTLQKIRSGEIRIVPGIKKFSPGKVELVNGEILEIDSVILATGYCSNVPSWLKENDFFSREGFPKSPFPNGWKGKSGLYAVGFTRRGLSGASLDAIRVAQDIGKIWKQDINQKNQSVSVAVACQCRSKAHF, encoded by the exons ATGGCTGATTCTGCAGAAAATGATGAGTTCTTTGCAGGGAGATGCACTCTTGTAAATGGCCCTGTCATTGTAGGGGCGGGTCCTTCAGGATTAGCAGTGGCTGCAGGCCTTAAACAGCAAGGGGTGCCCTTTATAATCCTTGAGCGCACAAACTGTATTGCTTCTTTATGGCAAAACCGGACCTATGATCGCCTTAAACTTCATCTTCCCAGACAGTTTTGCGAGCTTCCATATTTCCCATTCCCAAAAGACTTCCCGGAATACCCTACAAAATGCCAGTTCATCGAGTACCTTGAGTCCTACGCTAAGCGGTTTCAGATCAGCCCAGTATTCAACGAGACAGTGCAGTCGGCTAAGTACGATGAAAGCTGCGGGCTTTGGCGAATCAAGACGGTGTCGGGTGATGATTGTTGTGTGAGTGAGTACATCTGCCGGTGGCTGGTGGCGGCGAGCGGCGAGAACGCCGAGAAAGTCGCGCCGGAGTTTGAGGGGATGAGGGATTTCGGCGGCCCTGTCATGCATGCTTGTGAGTATAAATCGGGAGAGGATTATGAAGGGAAGCGTGTTCTGGTAATTGGGTGCGGAAATTCCGGCATGGAAGTTTCCTTGGATCTTTGCCACCATAATGCATTTCCATCAATGGTGGTTCGCAGCTCA GTTCATGTTTTGCCGAGGGAAATTCTGGGGAAATCGACGTTCGAGCTAGCGGTGGCGATGATGAAATGGCTGCCGGTTGGGGTGGTGGACAGGATACTTGTGGCCGCCGCAAGAATCATTCTGGGAAACATCGAAAAGTACGGTCTGAAAAGGCCAGAAATTGGCCCTCTGCAACTGAAGAACAATGAAGGGAAGACCCCTGTGTTGGACATTGGGACACTGCAAAAGATTAGATCTGGGGAAATAAGGATAGTCCCAGGAATCAAGAAGTTTTCGCCTGGAAAAGTGGAGCTTGTTAATGGGGAAATTCTTGAGATAGATTCTGTAATTCTGGCAACTGGGTATTGCAGCAATGTCCCCTCCTGGCTAAAG gaaaatgatttcttttcAAGAGAGGGGTTTCCAAAAAGCCCATTTCCAAACGGGTGGAAAGGCAAATCTGGGCTCTATGCTGTTGGTTTCACAAGGAGAGGTCTCTCTGGTGCTTCTCTGGATGCCATTAGAGTAGCACAAGATATTGGCAAAATCTGGAAACAAGACATTAACCAGAAAAATCAATCTGTTTCTGTTGCAGTTGCATGTCAATGCAGAAGCAAGGCCCATTTTTAG